The following are encoded together in the Cheilinus undulatus linkage group 3, ASM1832078v1, whole genome shotgun sequence genome:
- the mrps16 gene encoding 28S ribosomal protein S16, mitochondrial: protein MVHLSSFLLKNYHGGYVVIRLALAGHKQANRPFYRIVAAYNKRARDSKYIEQLGSYDPLPNINNEKLVSFNSDRIKYWIGNGAHPTKPVAKLLGLAGFFPLHPMTITEAERRRAQAAQTETSTAEEGNQEESQKEAEV from the exons ATGGTTCACTTAT CCTCATTCCTGCTGAAGAATTACCACGGGGGCTATGTTGTCATAAGACTGGCTCTTGCTGGTCACAAACAAGCCAACAGACCATTTTATCGGATTGTGGCGGCATACAACAAAAGAGCAAGAGACAGTAAATACATAGAGCAGCTGGGTTCTTATGACCCCCTCCCCAACATCAACAACGAAAAACTTGTCAGTTTCAACTCTGATCGTATCAAGTACTGGATCGGCAATGGTGCTCACCCTACCAAGCCAGTGGCCAAACTCTTAG GCTTGGCGGGATTTTTCCCTCTGCACCCAATGACGATAACAGAGGCAGAGCGCCGCAGAGCACAAGCAGCACAGACAGAAACATCAACAGCAGAAGAGGGCAATCAGGAGGAGTCACAGAAGGAGGCTGAAGTGTAA